Proteins from a genomic interval of Danio rerio strain Tuebingen ecotype United States chromosome 4, GRCz12tu, whole genome shotgun sequence:
- the znf1086 gene encoding uncharacterized protein znf1086 — MVFIKEESEDVKIEETFTVKQEDLQEQTDLIEENEGSKEEEHHVKIEKKTNLQTDGILKRGDKNSFTCTQCGKSYGSKDYLKIHMRIHTGEKLFTCPQCGKSFGRKRELKIHRRIHTGEKPYTCTRCGKSFSQSSNLNQHMRIHTGEKPFTCTQCGKSFNRSSSLNEHMMIHTGEKPFTCTQCGKSFGRNFDLKIHMMIHTGENPFRCTHCGKSFSQSSYLNQHMRIHTRENPFTCTQCGKSFHRSSSLNNHKTIHNREKPFTCTQCGKTFNNSSHLYEHMRIHTGEKPFTCTQCGKNFNQSSNLNQHMRIHTREKPFTCTQCGKSFICSSSLNLHIMSHTGEKLALKQRSQWTFFPMDFHSYARECVRPETKFVCQVSQFTALQSSSLVNSDLQNRIT; from the exons atggtgtttattaaagaggagagtgaagatgtgaagattgaagaaacattcacagtcaaacaggaagatctgcaggaacaaacag acctaattgaagagaatgagggcagtaaagaggaggaacatcatgtcaaaattgagaaaaaaactaatttacagactgatggtattttgaaaaggggagacAAAAatagtttcacctgcactcagtgtggaaagagttatgGAAGTAAAGActatcttaagattcacatgaggatccacactggagagaaactattcacatgccctcagtgtgggaagagttttggaagaaaaaggGAACTTAAGATTCACaggaggatccacactggagaaaaaccatacacatgcactcggtgtgggaagagttttagccaatcatcaaacttaaatcaacacatgaggatccacactggagagaaaccattcacgtgcactcagtgtggaaagagttttaaccgatcatcatcccttaatgaacacatgatgattcataccggagagaaaccattcacatgcactcagtgtgggaagagttttggaagaaatttcgatcttaagattcacatgatgattcacactggagagaacccATTCAGATGCACgcattgtgggaagagttttagccaatcatcataccttaatcaacacatgaggatccacactagagagaacccattcacatgcactcagtgtgggaagagtttccaccgatcatcatcccttaataatcACAAGACGATCCACAATAGAGAGAAACCCTTTACTTGCACCCAGTGTGGAAAAACCTTTAACAACTCATCACACCTTTATGAACACAtgcggatccacactggagagaaaccatttacatgcactcagtgtgggaagaatttcaaccaatcatcaaaccttaatcaacacatgaggatccacactagagagaaaccattcacatgcactcagtgtgggaagagtttcatctgctcatcatcccttaatctacacattatgagccacactggagagaaacttgCACTTAAGCAGCGGTCACAATGGACTTTTTTCCCCATGgatttccattcatacgcacgggaatgtgtcagaccggaaaccaAGTTTGTgtgtcaagtttcgcagttcactgcattgcaaagttcaagcttggtgaactctgacctgcaaaatcgcatcacttga